DNA from Blastocatellia bacterium:
CATTAGGGAAGCTTAAAGAAACTTGTTTACAACCAAATTGATGGAAATCACCTATTAAGGTTTTGTTACTAAAAGCTCCAAAAGCTTCAGAAGTTGCTGGAGAATGGGGAGAAATAATTACTACAGTATCAGGATTTGTTCTTATAATTTGGCTAGCAAATTTATTTAAGGCATTAACAGAATCTTGCACTTGAGCAATTTTTTCTTTTCCTATTGCTGGTACAAGTAGCGGGGGATGTGGGGCAATACCAACAAAAACTACTTCGCCAGACATAAAATTTTATCCTCCTAAATTTAGTTAGTTGTAAAGATAAACGTATATTTTATAATAATATACATCTTTTTACTAATTCACCTGGCTATTAATACAGGCTTATCAAATAAATACAGAAACTTGACAAAATAAGCTAATGATGTAAACTATGGAAAATTCTCAAATTAAAAATCTATTGCTAGTATTTTTTACAGTTAGCAATTTTCCAAGCAACTGAAAATTAAAATTCTTTATCAAACCAAGTGTTTTTAAGAACTATATTTATTCTTGCTATCTACTTATCAAATACTAGTAATTTATGCTTCAGGCAAAACTTTATTTAATCCAAAAATTTTATTTTACTTAAAAGCCGAGTTTAGTCTTAGGAGGAGAAAATTTCAATGAAGAAGTTAAACGCCCTACTAGCAACTGCCTGTTTGGTGGGTTCAGTATCTTTATATCCAACTATTACCTTCGCAAAAACTAATATTTTTAGCTCTTTAACAAATATTCAAGAACAAGGTGATAAGCCAGATGCAGCTAGCGAAAAAAAGGCTTATGACGCTTACAATGCTGCTAATACAGAAAAAGACCCCAATAAGCGACTCTCTATGGTCAAAGAAGCACTACAACTTTATCCAAAAAGCCAATATGTTGTTTATTTTAAGCAATTAATAATAAAATCTCATGGAGAAAATTTTCAAGCTTGTATGGCTCCTGCAGGCTCAGAAAATATGGAAGGAGCGTTTAAGGTCGTAAATGAAGTATCTACAGATCTACCAGACCTAGAGTTAAACTACTTATTAGCCTTGTCTGATCCCATCGCGCGTTTTGCAAAAAAATATGATACTACCTATGCTGAAAAAGGTGGTGCTGCTTTGAAAAAAACTATTGACTTAATTAAAGCTGATAAAAAACCTCAAGGTGTTAAAGACGAAGAATGGGCTAAGAAAAAGCCTGTAATTTTAGGAAGCTTATACCAAACTTTAGGTATTTTTGCTTGGAAAGCAGCTAAAAACGATGCAGATGCACTAAATATGTTTAAAGAGTCTGCTACACAAGATTGCTCTGATCCAGTTACTCATTACCTTATAGGTGAAATTAAACTTGCTACCTATAATGAATTAAGTAAAACATATGACGCATTAACTGATGAACAAAAAACTGGTGATGAAGGTAAAGCAGCTTTAGAAAAAATCAATGTTGTGGTTGACGAAATTTTAGATACTTATGGCAGAATGTTAGCAGTTTCAGAAGGCAAAGCTCCTTATGAGAAATTACGTACGGCTGTTAGTGGCTCAACAGAAAACTTCTGGAAATTCCGTCATGAACAATCAACAGACGGGTTACAAGACTTTTTAGCAAAGTTTAAATCAGAGTGTCCTGCATCTACTGCTGCTCCATCAAATTAATTTAGTAACTATTATTGTGCAAGTAAAAAACCAGCATTTTAATGATGCTGGTTTTTTTGTCTTAACTGCAAATAAGCACTTGGTTTTTTGTCCAAAGTAAGCTAATAATAGTTAAAACTTAATCAAATATTTTGCCTTTTGTTATCTTGCTTAATGGAAAAAAAAAGTAAACTTACTAGTTTAACAGAACTAGAAAAGCGCGTTGCTTATGAATTTAACAGTCCTGAGATTTTAGAACGTGCGCTTACTCACCGTTCATATGCTAATGAACACTCAACAGAAGATGCTAAACATAATGAAGCTTTGGAATTTCTAGGAGATTCTGTATTAGGTTTTATTGTTAGCTTTTGGATTTTTGAGCAGTTTCCACAATTAGATGAAGGTAGATTATCAAAAATCAAGGCTTATTTAGTAAGTTCACGTACTTTAGCACGTCGAGCCGAAGCTTTAGGGCTAGGTCAATTTTTACGCCTAAACCGAGGTGAAGAAAAAACAGGCGGACGTTTTAAGAGAACTCTTTTAGCTGATGCTTATGAAGCTATTATTGCAGCTATTTTTTTAGATGGTGGTTTAACGGCTGCTAATAGTTTTGTTCGTAGAGAGCTTTATCATGACTTAAAGAAACTAGATATTGACGATCTTTCAGCAACCGATTATAAATCTGCTTTGCAAGAATACTTACAAGCAATGAACTTACCTGGCCCGGAATACGTTGTCGTCGATACATTTGGCCCTGAGCATGAAAGAATATTTCAAATAGAACTTCGTCTTGGTCAGGAATGTGTTGCTAAAGGAACAGGGCCTGCAATAAAAGCTGCACATCAACAAGCAGCACGAGAAGCATTAACTAAATTAAAACTTATTAAACTAATTAATTAATAAATATAAGGATTAAAACAATGTCAACTGTGGAAGAAAAACCATTAGAACCACAAACCCAACCAATAACTACCACTCCTAAAGATGAAAATTCTTCCCAAAATGCAATAAAAAAAGGATTTTTTCGAGATACTTTTGAATCGCTACTTGTTACAGTCATTATGGCTCTGTTTGGCATGACTTTTATTGTACAGGCCGTAAAAGTGCCTACTGGATCAATGCTTAATACAATTTTAGTAGGAGATCACTTACTAGTAAATAAATTTGTTTTTGGTCAAGATGGTTTAATGTTGGATAAATTTACTCCACATCGTCAAATTAAACGAGGGGATGTAATAGTTTTTAAGTACCCTAATGATCCAGCTACAAATTATGTTAAACGTGTTATAGGTTTACCTGGAGAAACTATTGAAATAAAAGGCAATAGCGTTTTTATTAATGGTAAAGAACTGCCAGAACAGTTTGTTTTAGCTAAGCAACCCTTTGATGATTCTAATGCTCCATTAGAAATTCTTGGACAAGATGAGCCTAAACCAGACTCTGCTTATAAGGTATATTACTCAAGTGATGAGAATGAAGTAGAGCCAGATATAGAAAAAGTTTCAGCAGGACAAAAATTTGCTGTTGGCGCACCATTTCAAATCCCACCCGACCATTATTTTGCGATGGGAGATAATCGAGATAATAGTCAAGATAGTAGATATTGGGGTACTGTTCCAAGAAACTATATAGTTGGACGTGCATGGATTGTTTATTATTCTGTTAATTTAGCTAAAGATGAAGAAGGAAGCACCACTTCAGGCAATTTATTAAATGATCTATTTACTCGTATTAGATGGAATAGAACTGGTACTTTGATTAAGTAATATTGCTGCTGTAAAATTTACTTTAGCTATCATATTAGCTTGATATATCCTGTTTTAGGATTACTTGCCGTTTTATTTCACTAAATTAAATACTTGCCATTAGTTATACTGGTTGTCCAACATTGATTTTTTTAGCTGTTGTATAAGCATCATAAACTGACCAGATGGAGATTATCCAACCTAATAGAAAACCCCATAGCACAATACAAGAGCCTAACATTAGTAAGCCTTTAACTATTTGACCATTATAAACTTGTCCTGCACCTGTTAATAAAACACTTAGTAGCAGCGACACAGCGGGGTTTTTCTTTTCCTGATAAATATTAGCAGGATGAACATTATTAATTACAAATACTTGTTGTCCTGGATTATTTTGGTTATTTTGGTTATTTTGCCAATGTTCTGAAAGTCCTGGTTGAGGAGGAGGTAAATAACTTTGTTGAGGGTAATTAGGATAACTAATAGGTTGTTGATAAATAGGCTGTTGGTAAATAGGTTGTTGATAAATAGGCTGTTGATAAATAGGCTGTTGATGAGGATGGTTTTGCCAAGGCAAATTATTTTGTTGTGGATGTTGGTGAAAAACTTCGTTTTGTTGTGGGTAATTTTGCCATGGTTGCTCTCTATTTTCCTGTCTATAGTTTTGTTGTGCAGATGGGTTATTTTGGTAAAAATTAGAGGCACTGAAAGAATTAAAATCATTAATAGCCGGCATTGAACCATTAGTTAATACTGCTCCACAACTTGAGCAAATTGTATCTACTACACTTCCAATTAGTCCACATTGTCTACAGCTTAATGACATAATGTCCCCCTAAAAACTATTTTTATTCATCCACTTGATCTATTTTTTCAACACCAATTTCTTCAAAAATACAGCGTTTAACTTGAGAGTCATAAACTTTCCACTTCATTTTCATAAAATCTTCATCAAAGTTACCTGAAAGAAAGCCTATGGGGATTTCAAACCCACCTGCTTCATATTTTCCGCCGCCATAGTAATTTCCTTGCCAATCTTTACCAAAAGCGTTTTTTAAGAATGTATCTGGATTTAATGTAACTTTAGATGTCCGAAGACTACCAATAATTACTTCTCTTTCCCCATCTTTTCCAACAATTCCATAAACTACGGCTGTGTGAATATTTTCTTCTGTTAATAGAAAGTCTGCGGTTTGTGGAATTGCATCTCTATCTTCATAGCGTAAAAATCCAATTCCAGCAATTGAAAAGTTATGTCTTATCATCCGGTTTTCTAGAGCGGCTCGAATAACATCAATAACTCTGCGAGAGCGTTTGACACTTAAAATTTCTGACAATATAGATTGCTCCACATAATTACTTAAGAAAGCAGCAGCAAGAAAATCTTTTTCTTTTGCCCTAATCAATCCTGCTGTTTCACTACGTAAACCATGCATTAGGGCTGTTGCTAGTTTAATATGTTGAGGATTAGATTTATCTAAATTAAGTAATTTATCTTTTATATATTCTGTATAAATTGTAGCTGTAGCATTAATTTTACGAATATCAGTAAATTTAGCTTCAATAACTGCTTGTTTTTCATGGTGATCAACAATAATTAGCGGCTTGATTCCAATATCACGTAATTTACTAGTAAGAGTTGTTGTAGTGCCTTGATTGTCAATAAATACTGAGTGCTTATAAACTGATAAATCCATGTGAGTATGGTAGCGAGTTAAATCAATATCTAGGAGTCTTACTAGTGCTAAATTTTCTTGATGAGAAATTAGCCCATCATAAACAATATCTGTAGTAATACCAAATTCTGCCGAAATCATTTGATGAGCAATAGCACCAGAAATCGCATCAGGGTCAGGAAAATTTTGTATTGCA
Protein-coding regions in this window:
- the rnc gene encoding ribonuclease III; this translates as MEKKSKLTSLTELEKRVAYEFNSPEILERALTHRSYANEHSTEDAKHNEALEFLGDSVLGFIVSFWIFEQFPQLDEGRLSKIKAYLVSSRTLARRAEALGLGQFLRLNRGEEKTGGRFKRTLLADAYEAIIAAIFLDGGLTAANSFVRRELYHDLKKLDIDDLSATDYKSALQEYLQAMNLPGPEYVVVDTFGPEHERIFQIELRLGQECVAKGTGPAIKAAHQQAAREALTKLKLIKLIN
- the lepB gene encoding signal peptidase I, which codes for MSTVEEKPLEPQTQPITTTPKDENSSQNAIKKGFFRDTFESLLVTVIMALFGMTFIVQAVKVPTGSMLNTILVGDHLLVNKFVFGQDGLMLDKFTPHRQIKRGDVIVFKYPNDPATNYVKRVIGLPGETIEIKGNSVFINGKELPEQFVLAKQPFDDSNAPLEILGQDEPKPDSAYKVYYSSDENEVEPDIEKVSAGQKFAVGAPFQIPPDHYFAMGDNRDNSQDSRYWGTVPRNYIVGRAWIVYYSVNLAKDEEGSTTSGNLLNDLFTRIRWNRTGTLIK
- a CDS encoding bifunctional oligoribonuclease/PAP phosphatase NrnA, yielding MAKEKAEIQERVMLSKSEELKALLEEHRGERHIIAIQNFPDPDAISGAIAHQMISAEFGITTDIVYDGLISHQENLALVRLLDIDLTRYHTHMDLSVYKHSVFIDNQGTTTTLTSKLRDIGIKPLIIVDHHEKQAVIEAKFTDIRKINATATIYTEYIKDKLLNLDKSNPQHIKLATALMHGLRSETAGLIRAKEKDFLAAAFLSNYVEQSILSEILSVKRSRRVIDVIRAALENRMIRHNFSIAGIGFLRYEDRDAIPQTADFLLTEENIHTAVVYGIVGKDGEREVIIGSLRTSKVTLNPDTFLKNAFGKDWQGNYYGGGKYEAGGFEIPIGFLSGNFDEDFMKMKWKVYDSQVKRCIFEEIGVEKIDQVDE